The Pectobacterium wasabiae CFBP 3304 DNA segment AGAAGCAACAATACAACCTCAACAAATTGCAAAAGCGTCTCCGCCGTAACGTCGGCGAAGCGATCGCTGATTTCAATATGATTGAAGAAGGCGACCGCATCATGGTGTGCCTGTCCGGCGGGAAAGATAGCTTCACCATGCTGGAGATCCTGCGTAATCTGCAGCAGAGCGCCCCCATTAGCTTTTCCCTCGTCGCGGTAAATCTGGATCAGAAACAGCCAGGGTTCCCGGAGCATGTGCTGCCGCAATACCTTGATAGCATCGGCGTGGAGTACAAGATCGTCGAAGAAAATACTTACGGGATTGTGAAAGATAAGATCCCGGAAGGCAAAACCACATGCTCGCTGTGTTCGCGCCTGCGCCGTGGGATTTTGTATCGTACCGCGACGGAGCTTGGTGCGACAAAAATCGCTCTTGGCCACCACCGCGACGATATTTTACAAACGCTGTTTCTGAATATGTTCTACGGTGGAAAGTTGAAAGGCATGCCACCGAAGCTAATGAGTGACGATGGTAAACATATCGTCATCCGCCCGCTTGCCTACTGCCGTGAAAAAGATATCGAACGCTTTGCCGAAGCGCGCCAATATCCGATTATTCCCTGC contains these protein-coding regions:
- the ttcA gene encoding tRNA 2-thiocytidine(32) synthetase TtcA, giving the protein MQENQQINQKQQYNLNKLQKRLRRNVGEAIADFNMIEEGDRIMVCLSGGKDSFTMLEILRNLQQSAPISFSLVAVNLDQKQPGFPEHVLPQYLDSIGVEYKIVEENTYGIVKDKIPEGKTTCSLCSRLRRGILYRTATELGATKIALGHHRDDILQTLFLNMFYGGKLKGMPPKLMSDDGKHIVIRPLAYCREKDIERFAEARQYPIIPCNLCGSQPNLQRQVIKDMLRDWDKRHPGRIETMFSAMQNVVPSHLADHTLFDFKNIRHGSEVVDGGDLAFDREELPLQPAGWQPEEDDDAPSLTRLDVLEIK